In Microbacterium sp. 1.5R, the following are encoded in one genomic region:
- a CDS encoding dihydrodipicolinate synthase family protein has protein sequence MTAASSSVTFTGVIPPVATPLLPDGTIDHTSLERLVERLIAEGVSGLFALGSTGETAYFTDDRRVELLTTIVRANAGRVPIIAGAIELTAPRIIETARRLVAAGAEAIVTTAPLYTLNSPAEVADHFRAIAAAIDVPLWAYDVPVRVHSKLGIDLLVQLGSEGVIRGVKDSSGDDVSFRRLIAANDAAGRPLQLLTGHEVVVDAMALAGADGVVPGFANVEAEGYVRLWDATQRGDWAEARTEQERINRAFDIVFAPRGLSGDATGVGAFKAAMHARGIIDHATMADTVQSLDVDTVARIRQILSEQGMLPVVVS, from the coding sequence ATGACTGCTGCATCCTCCTCCGTCACCTTCACCGGTGTCATCCCGCCCGTCGCCACCCCGCTGCTGCCCGACGGCACGATCGACCACACGTCGCTCGAGCGGCTCGTCGAGCGGCTCATCGCCGAGGGCGTCTCGGGCCTGTTCGCCCTCGGATCCACCGGCGAGACCGCCTACTTCACCGACGATCGGCGCGTCGAGCTGCTCACGACGATCGTGCGGGCGAACGCCGGTCGGGTTCCGATCATCGCCGGTGCGATCGAGCTGACCGCGCCCCGCATCATCGAGACCGCGCGACGTCTGGTGGCAGCCGGCGCAGAGGCGATCGTCACGACAGCGCCCCTCTACACGCTGAACTCCCCCGCCGAGGTCGCCGATCACTTCCGGGCGATCGCCGCCGCGATCGACGTGCCGCTGTGGGCGTACGACGTGCCGGTCCGTGTGCACTCCAAGCTCGGCATCGATCTGCTCGTGCAGCTCGGGAGCGAAGGCGTCATCCGTGGCGTCAAGGACTCCTCGGGCGACGACGTCTCGTTCCGCCGACTGATCGCCGCGAACGATGCTGCGGGCCGCCCGCTGCAGCTGCTCACGGGCCACGAGGTCGTCGTCGACGCCATGGCGCTGGCAGGTGCTGACGGCGTGGTGCCCGGTTTCGCGAACGTCGAGGCCGAGGGTTACGTCAGGCTGTGGGATGCCACGCAGCGCGGCGACTGGGCGGAGGCGCGCACAGAGCAGGAGCGCATCAACCGTGCGTTCGACATCGTCTTCGCGCCGAGGGGTCTCTCCGGCGACGCGACCGGCGTCGGCGCGTTCAAGGCGGCCATGCACGCCCGCGGCATCATCGACCACGCGACCATGGCCGACACCGTGCAGTCGCTCGACGTCGACACTGTCGCCCGCATCCGCCAGATCCTCTCCGAACAGGGGATGCTGCCGGTCGTCGTCTCCTGA
- a CDS encoding ABC transporter ATP-binding protein gives MNDTVIELEDVHVRYKTRASSLFRPKYVDALAGVSLTVKRGQTLGIVGESGSGKSTSAKVLVGLEKPTSGRVVFDGETVTSFTPAVRRRLGRILSVVFQDPATALNARMTVRDALLDPMQVHRLGTPASRDRKVRDLIGLVGLPASALEALPSQLSGGQRQRVAIARALVLDPQVIVADEPTSALDVSVRAQILNLLTDLKEQLGLGMVFISHDIQTVRYLSDEIAVMNRGRVVEFGDAARVFEAPSDDYTRTLLGAAPSLLEPTN, from the coding sequence ATGAACGACACCGTCATCGAGCTCGAGGACGTGCACGTCCGCTACAAGACACGTGCGTCGTCGCTGTTCCGGCCGAAGTACGTCGACGCCCTCGCTGGTGTCTCGCTCACCGTGAAGCGGGGGCAGACCCTGGGGATCGTGGGGGAGTCGGGCTCGGGCAAGTCCACCTCCGCCAAGGTGCTGGTCGGCCTCGAGAAGCCCACGAGCGGCCGGGTCGTCTTCGACGGCGAGACCGTGACGTCGTTCACCCCGGCGGTGCGCCGACGGCTCGGCCGCATCCTGTCGGTCGTGTTCCAAGACCCGGCGACGGCCCTGAACGCTCGGATGACCGTGCGCGATGCGCTGCTCGACCCGATGCAGGTGCACCGGCTCGGCACGCCGGCGAGCCGTGACCGCAAGGTGCGCGATCTGATCGGACTCGTCGGTCTGCCGGCCTCCGCACTCGAGGCGTTGCCCAGCCAGCTCTCCGGCGGTCAGCGTCAGCGTGTCGCGATCGCGAGGGCGCTGGTGCTGGATCCGCAGGTGATCGTCGCCGACGAACCCACCTCGGCGCTCGACGTCTCGGTGCGGGCTCAGATCCTCAACCTGCTCACCGACCTGAAGGAGCAGCTCGGCCTCGGCATGGTCTTCATCTCGCACGACATCCAGACCGTCCGCTACCTCTCAGACGAGATCGCCGTGATGAACCGGGGGAGGGTCGTCGAGTTCGGCGATGCCGCCCGCGTGTTCGAGGCGCCCTCCGACGACTACACCAGAACGCTGCTGGGCGCCGCGCCCTCGCTGCTCGAACCGACCAACTGA
- the nagB gene encoding glucosamine-6-phosphate deaminase, with protein sequence MDVVIAPEAQIGEIVADDIAALIAARPDAVLGLATGSSPLRIYDAVAERVERGELSLARARGFMLDEYVGLPLGHPCRYSTVIDEDFVSRVDLAPGAVRGPDGDAADLDAACAGYEKSIRDAGGVDLQILGIGTDGHIAFNEPGSSLASRTRVKTLTAQTREDNARFFGGDVDAVPYHCLTQGLGTIMDARRIVLVATGEAKAEAVAQLVEGAVSARWPATILQHHRRVTVLVDDAAASRLALAEYYRHTQAHRHLVS encoded by the coding sequence ATGGACGTCGTCATCGCACCCGAAGCCCAGATCGGCGAGATCGTCGCCGACGACATCGCCGCCCTGATCGCAGCTCGGCCGGATGCCGTGCTCGGCCTCGCGACGGGATCGAGTCCGCTGCGCATCTATGACGCGGTCGCCGAGCGCGTCGAGCGCGGGGAGCTCTCCCTCGCGCGCGCTCGGGGGTTCATGCTCGACGAGTATGTCGGACTGCCCCTGGGACATCCGTGCCGCTACAGCACGGTGATCGACGAGGACTTCGTCTCGCGCGTGGATCTCGCCCCCGGCGCGGTGCGCGGGCCGGACGGTGACGCCGCTGATCTCGACGCGGCGTGTGCCGGCTACGAGAAGTCGATCCGCGATGCCGGCGGTGTCGACCTGCAGATCCTGGGCATCGGCACGGACGGGCATATCGCGTTCAACGAGCCCGGCTCGTCGCTGGCGTCGAGGACCCGAGTGAAGACGCTCACCGCACAGACCCGTGAAGACAACGCCCGTTTCTTCGGCGGCGACGTCGACGCGGTGCCGTATCACTGCCTCACGCAGGGGCTCGGCACGATCATGGACGCGCGACGCATCGTGCTCGTCGCGACCGGTGAGGCGAAGGCAGAGGCCGTCGCGCAGCTCGTCGAAGGGGCGGTGTCGGCCCGATGGCCCGCGACGATCCTGCAACACCACCGACGCGTCACCGTGCTCGTCGATGACGCGGCCGCGTCGCGGCTCGCGCTCGCCGAGTACTACCGGCACACTCAGGCGCACCGCCACCTGGTGTCATGA
- a CDS encoding TetR/AcrR family transcriptional regulator, whose protein sequence is MNLFTDQGYSGTTVPQIAEAAGLTTRTFFRHFSDKRDVLFLRDREFPQAVSDFMESIPQERGGTATVRAGLAAACRGLQEWREQIARRRSIIRSEPALHERDLLRSHYLARAIERSLNQRGIAPEHAHTLAALAVTCFDLAMDRWLEGPSDLSLEDALTAVWTDMQGWING, encoded by the coding sequence ATGAACCTGTTCACCGACCAGGGGTACTCGGGAACCACGGTTCCCCAGATCGCCGAGGCGGCGGGACTGACCACGCGGACGTTCTTCCGCCACTTCTCGGACAAACGCGATGTGCTGTTCCTCCGAGATCGCGAGTTCCCCCAAGCGGTGAGCGACTTCATGGAGTCCATCCCGCAAGAACGCGGCGGGACGGCCACCGTTCGAGCCGGCCTCGCGGCCGCATGCCGAGGCCTCCAGGAGTGGCGGGAGCAGATCGCACGTCGACGCAGCATCATCCGCAGCGAACCCGCGCTGCACGAACGCGATCTTCTGCGCAGTCACTACCTCGCGCGCGCCATCGAACGGTCACTGAACCAGCGCGGCATCGCCCCTGAGCACGCACATACCTTGGCCGCCCTCGCCGTGACCTGTTTCGACCTCGCGATGGACCGATGGCTGGAAGGCCCCTCCGATCTCTCACTCGAGGATGCCCTGACTGCGGTGTGGACGGACATGCAGGGATGGATCAACGGGTGA
- a CDS encoding DUF1295 domain-containing protein has product MSSPTSSTPKSSRSSLIAIIVALVIGALVALAGSQGGAAIGGIPLFALAVAAAFAIQVIAFIPAMTLRTERFFDLTGSLTFLAISVALVLLTPMPDARSWILAAMVILWAVRLGSFLALRVHKAGSDGRFDEIKGSPVRFLQVWVIQGAWVSITAAAAWIAISTDAAARAPIGWLTVVGIVVWLLGMTIEIVADAQKSAFRADPKNKDEFIRTGLWSRSRHPNYFGEIVIWVGVFLTAAPVLAGWQWVAILSPLFVILLLTRVSGIPLLEARAEKKWGDRADYVEYRENTPSLIPRLTRPAVRERAA; this is encoded by the coding sequence ATGTCCTCCCCCACCTCCTCCACCCCCAAGTCTTCGCGATCGTCTCTCATCGCGATCATCGTCGCGCTCGTCATCGGAGCCCTCGTCGCACTCGCCGGGAGCCAGGGCGGTGCGGCGATCGGCGGCATCCCGCTGTTCGCCCTCGCCGTCGCCGCGGCATTCGCCATCCAGGTCATCGCGTTCATCCCGGCGATGACCCTGCGCACCGAGCGGTTCTTCGACCTCACCGGCAGCCTCACCTTCCTGGCCATCTCGGTCGCTCTCGTGCTGCTGACGCCTATGCCCGATGCGCGCAGCTGGATCCTCGCGGCGATGGTGATCCTGTGGGCCGTGCGCCTCGGGTCGTTCCTCGCCCTGCGCGTGCACAAGGCCGGATCCGACGGCCGCTTCGACGAGATCAAGGGCTCGCCCGTGCGCTTCCTGCAGGTGTGGGTGATCCAGGGTGCGTGGGTGTCGATCACGGCGGCGGCGGCATGGATCGCGATCAGCACGGATGCTGCGGCACGAGCGCCCATCGGATGGCTGACCGTCGTGGGCATCGTCGTGTGGCTGCTCGGCATGACCATCGAGATCGTCGCCGACGCGCAGAAGTCGGCGTTCCGCGCCGACCCGAAGAACAAGGACGAGTTCATCCGCACCGGCCTGTGGTCGCGCTCGCGGCACCCGAACTACTTCGGCGAGATCGTCATCTGGGTGGGCGTGTTCCTGACCGCCGCACCCGTGCTCGCGGGGTGGCAGTGGGTCGCGATCCTGTCGCCGCTGTTCGTGATCCTGCTGCTCACCCGCGTGAGCGGCATCCCACTGCTCGAAGCGCGCGCCGAGAAGAAGTGGGGCGACCGCGCCGACTACGTCGAGTACCGCGAGAACACGCCATCGTTGATCCCGCGCCTCACCCGGCCTGCCGTGCGGGAGCGTGCTGCGTAG
- a CDS encoding N-acetylmannosamine-6-phosphate 2-epimerase: protein MTSIDILDRLRGGLIVSCQAYPGEAMRDPRTMAQVAQAAVVGGAAGIRVQGLDDIRAVAGMTVPVIGLWKDGDADVFITPTLEHAKAVADAGADIVAIDGTRRPRPDGRSLAETVAALREHTDALIMVDCGSLDDALAAEQAGVDILGTTLSGYTSERPKSEGPDLELIAMLASRCSTPIMAEGRIHSPAQAAAAAAAGAFAVCVGTAITHPATITSWFVAALTEES, encoded by the coding sequence ATGACATCCATCGACATCCTCGACCGGCTGCGAGGGGGCCTCATCGTCTCGTGCCAGGCCTACCCCGGCGAGGCGATGCGCGATCCCCGCACCATGGCGCAGGTCGCGCAGGCGGCGGTCGTCGGCGGAGCCGCCGGCATCCGGGTGCAGGGCCTCGACGACATCAGAGCCGTCGCCGGGATGACCGTGCCGGTGATCGGGCTCTGGAAGGACGGCGACGCCGACGTCTTCATCACGCCGACGCTCGAGCACGCGAAAGCGGTCGCCGATGCGGGTGCCGACATCGTCGCGATCGACGGGACCCGCAGGCCGCGGCCGGACGGGAGAAGCCTCGCCGAGACGGTCGCGGCGCTCCGCGAGCACACGGACGCGCTGATCATGGTCGACTGCGGATCCCTCGACGACGCCCTCGCGGCCGAGCAGGCCGGAGTCGACATCCTGGGCACCACGCTCTCGGGATACACGTCCGAGCGGCCGAAGTCCGAGGGTCCCGACCTCGAGCTGATCGCGATGCTCGCGTCGCGCTGCAGCACCCCGATCATGGCGGAGGGGCGGATCCACTCGCCTGCGCAGGCGGCTGCAGCGGCCGCCGCCGGGGCGTTCGCCGTGTGCGTCGGCACCGCGATCACCCACCCGGCGACCATCACGTCATGGTTCGTCGCCGCACTCACCGAGGAGAGCTGA
- a CDS encoding AMP-dependent synthetase/ligase, protein MIESSTPPLADLDGYRNVTDLLVARAAAAPDHVAFEVKGADARGPWRPITTREFLTQVRALAKGFIAQGVRAGDPIAIMAPTRYEWAVADLASWFAGAVVVPIYETSSPSQVNAIVADAGVRLAIGGTTEHAVLLRAALTQTGRNTLGAWTMDAAASGTLSDLVARGVDVADDELEARRTSASQDDPATIVYTSGTTGEPKGVVLTHRNFLGQVLNIAAAYREIVNEQGNTVIFLPLAHVLARGLQLICLASGMRIAHLSDPSTVVATLDTLRPTFLVVVPRVLQKIQAAAADKAAEKKLSAVWAKARSTAVAWGHRAERIDAGRRVPKDLGLSLRHRFFDALFYRRLRTVMGGRVGYILSGGAALDAELSLFFRGIGVPVIEGYGLTETTAPLTGNLPGRIASGSVGSPLPGLTVRISDDGEVLARGIGVFGGYRNPAHDEGAFVDGFFRTGDLGRLDDQGRLFLEGRLKDVIVTSNGKTVVPTRWESAVEADPLVSHAVMVGEGKPYLSALLVLDPEQTVAWAASEGVSIPPIAEADLRAVTDPTLRARLQHAVDAANALVARSEQVRRFSVVFADLDDRALVTPTMKLKRSVVLDRAAVTVEDLYL, encoded by the coding sequence ATGATCGAATCGTCGACCCCGCCGCTCGCCGACCTCGACGGGTATCGCAACGTCACCGACCTGCTGGTCGCACGCGCAGCCGCAGCTCCCGATCACGTCGCCTTCGAGGTCAAAGGCGCGGATGCTCGAGGACCGTGGCGCCCGATCACGACTCGGGAGTTCCTCACCCAGGTGCGCGCTCTGGCCAAGGGCTTCATCGCCCAGGGTGTGCGGGCCGGCGACCCCATCGCGATCATGGCGCCGACGCGCTACGAATGGGCCGTCGCCGACCTCGCCTCCTGGTTCGCCGGCGCCGTCGTCGTGCCGATCTACGAGACGTCGTCGCCGTCGCAGGTCAACGCCATCGTCGCCGATGCCGGCGTGCGCCTGGCGATCGGCGGCACCACGGAGCACGCGGTGCTTCTTCGGGCGGCGCTCACGCAGACCGGACGGAACACTCTCGGCGCCTGGACGATGGATGCCGCGGCATCCGGCACGCTCTCCGACCTGGTCGCGCGGGGCGTCGACGTCGCCGACGACGAACTCGAGGCTCGCAGGACCTCGGCCTCGCAGGACGACCCCGCGACGATCGTCTACACCTCGGGCACCACGGGCGAGCCCAAGGGCGTCGTGCTCACGCACCGGAACTTCCTCGGGCAGGTCCTCAACATCGCCGCCGCGTATCGCGAGATCGTGAACGAGCAGGGCAACACCGTCATCTTCCTGCCCCTCGCCCACGTGCTGGCGCGCGGGCTGCAGCTGATCTGCCTGGCCAGCGGCATGCGCATCGCGCACCTCTCCGATCCCTCGACGGTCGTCGCGACCCTCGACACTCTGCGCCCGACATTCCTGGTCGTCGTTCCGCGGGTGCTGCAGAAGATCCAGGCCGCCGCGGCCGACAAAGCCGCCGAGAAGAAGCTCTCGGCGGTGTGGGCGAAGGCCCGGTCGACGGCCGTCGCCTGGGGCCACCGCGCCGAACGGATCGACGCCGGCCGCCGTGTCCCGAAAGACCTCGGGCTCAGCCTGCGGCACCGCTTCTTCGACGCTCTCTTCTACCGCCGCCTCCGCACCGTGATGGGCGGGCGCGTCGGATACATCCTGTCGGGTGGAGCCGCGCTCGACGCCGAGCTCTCGCTCTTCTTCCGCGGCATCGGCGTTCCCGTCATCGAGGGCTACGGTCTCACCGAGACGACGGCGCCGCTCACCGGCAACCTGCCCGGCCGCATCGCCTCCGGCAGCGTCGGCTCGCCGCTGCCCGGGCTCACCGTGCGCATCAGCGACGACGGCGAGGTGCTCGCACGCGGCATCGGCGTCTTCGGCGGGTACCGCAACCCGGCCCACGACGAGGGTGCCTTCGTCGACGGCTTCTTCCGCACCGGCGACCTCGGGCGGCTCGACGACCAGGGCCGGCTCTTCCTCGAAGGCCGACTCAAAGACGTGATCGTGACCTCGAACGGAAAGACGGTGGTGCCGACGCGCTGGGAGAGCGCGGTCGAGGCAGATCCGCTCGTCTCGCACGCGGTGATGGTGGGCGAGGGCAAGCCGTATCTCTCGGCGCTTCTCGTGCTCGACCCCGAGCAGACCGTGGCCTGGGCGGCATCCGAAGGCGTCAGCATCCCTCCGATCGCCGAGGCCGACCTCCGCGCCGTGACCGACCCGACCCTGCGCGCTCGCCTGCAGCATGCCGTCGACGCCGCCAACGCACTCGTGGCCCGCAGCGAGCAGGTGCGCCGGTTCAGCGTCGTCTTCGCCGACCTCGACGACCGCGCCCTGGTCACGCCGACCATGAAGCTCAAGCGGAGCGTCGTGCTGGATCGCGCCGCCGTCACCGTCGAAGACCTGTACCTCTGA
- a CDS encoding ROK family protein — MPAHHVGSAHHVGSAESREVVLAVDIGGTKTSAALADRGDMLLCTETAPTRAAEGPAAVVSTVAGLAQRLLDGSPARLSGVGIGAAGVVNAVTGTIVSATDTFADWPGTPVAELVREALGDLLVPRAPVVVQNDVDAHAEGEYRHGAAAGAASVLVVAVGTGVGAGLILDGSAVRGAHHVAGEIAHLPTPGAEHLRCPCGRMGHLEAIGSGIGLHAHFRWLGGDPHIIDARGVAAAADDGDPIAIRAIGESAAAVGRALAGAATILDPERIVITGGVPKIGDAWWTPMLSAYADDAIDALQSTPILPGALGDDAPLRGAAASAWRAI, encoded by the coding sequence GTGCCAGCGCATCATGTCGGATCAGCGCATCATGTCGGATCAGCGGAGTCGCGCGAGGTGGTGCTGGCGGTGGACATCGGCGGCACGAAGACGTCGGCGGCCCTCGCCGATCGTGGCGACATGCTGCTGTGCACCGAGACGGCGCCCACGCGAGCAGCGGAAGGACCGGCGGCGGTCGTCTCGACCGTCGCCGGTCTGGCGCAGAGACTTCTCGACGGATCACCCGCGCGTCTCTCGGGCGTCGGGATCGGCGCGGCCGGGGTCGTGAACGCCGTCACCGGCACGATCGTCTCGGCGACCGACACCTTCGCCGACTGGCCGGGCACCCCCGTCGCCGAGCTGGTGCGTGAGGCGCTGGGCGACCTGCTGGTGCCCCGCGCCCCGGTCGTCGTGCAGAACGACGTCGACGCGCATGCCGAGGGCGAGTACCGGCACGGGGCGGCGGCCGGTGCGGCCAGCGTGCTCGTCGTCGCCGTGGGAACCGGTGTCGGGGCGGGGCTCATCCTCGACGGCAGCGCCGTGCGCGGCGCACACCACGTCGCCGGCGAGATCGCCCACCTGCCGACCCCGGGGGCCGAGCATCTGCGCTGCCCCTGCGGTCGCATGGGGCATCTCGAGGCCATCGGCTCCGGCATCGGTCTGCACGCGCACTTCCGGTGGCTGGGCGGGGATCCGCACATCATCGACGCCCGCGGGGTCGCAGCCGCCGCAGACGACGGCGACCCGATCGCCATCCGTGCAATCGGAGAGTCCGCCGCTGCCGTCGGGCGCGCGCTCGCCGGCGCCGCGACCATCCTCGACCCGGAGCGCATCGTGATCACCGGGGGAGTGCCGAAGATCGGCGACGCATGGTGGACGCCGATGCTGAGCGCGTACGCGGACGACGCCATCGATGCACTGCAGTCCACTCCGATCCTGCCGGGCGCGCTCGGTGACGACGCGCCCCTGCGGGGCGCCGCAGCATCCGCCTGGAGGGCGATATGA
- a CDS encoding DUF4862 family protein: MNEPLAPLLVSSYAVSPAHATWDPDLEAELLPALCALPDVVGLEVPWIGGLHPHDPAWFLRHVPAAAELAVTPLPWVMKRCAADARYGIASPDEDGRRAAIADLRAVARDVRRIDHDTDASVALVALHTAPQGGGDRAHLAASLAEITGWDWAGARLVIEHCDAAVPGHPWEKGFLTLDDELGAMLSLDAPLALWLNWGRSVIETRDADAVTGQIADAAATGRLAGLTFSGSAAIDGPYGPAWTDGHLPLAAADPASGSLLDAAHAAAALASAGQVERLGLKVSRRPGDTTAEDVIRTVDDNLRALRAAARA, encoded by the coding sequence ATGAACGAGCCGCTCGCACCGCTGCTGGTCAGCTCCTACGCGGTGTCTCCCGCGCACGCGACCTGGGATCCCGATCTCGAGGCCGAACTCCTGCCCGCGCTCTGCGCGCTGCCCGATGTCGTAGGGCTCGAGGTGCCGTGGATCGGGGGCCTGCACCCTCATGATCCGGCGTGGTTCCTGCGCCACGTGCCTGCCGCGGCCGAGCTCGCGGTGACCCCGCTGCCATGGGTGATGAAGCGGTGTGCGGCCGACGCCCGCTACGGCATCGCCTCCCCGGATGAGGACGGGCGTCGCGCCGCCATCGCCGACCTGCGCGCAGTCGCCCGAGACGTGCGGCGGATCGACCACGACACCGATGCGTCGGTCGCTCTGGTCGCGCTCCACACCGCTCCGCAGGGGGGAGGAGATCGAGCGCATCTGGCGGCATCGCTCGCCGAGATCACCGGATGGGACTGGGCGGGAGCGCGGCTCGTCATCGAGCACTGCGACGCCGCGGTGCCGGGTCACCCGTGGGAGAAGGGCTTCCTGACGCTGGACGACGAGCTCGGCGCGATGCTCTCGCTCGACGCTCCGCTGGCGCTCTGGCTGAACTGGGGTCGCTCGGTGATCGAGACGCGCGACGCCGACGCGGTGACCGGGCAGATCGCGGATGCGGCGGCGACCGGTCGGCTCGCCGGGCTGACGTTCTCGGGGTCGGCAGCGATCGACGGCCCCTATGGCCCAGCCTGGACGGACGGGCACCTGCCGCTCGCGGCAGCGGATCCCGCATCCGGTTCGCTGTTGGATGCGGCCCATGCCGCCGCCGCGCTCGCCTCCGCCGGTCAGGTCGAGCGACTCGGGCTGAAGGTCAGTCGACGGCCGGGAGACACGACGGCGGAAGATGTCATCCGGACGGTCGACGACAATCTGCGCGCGTTGAGGGCGGCTGCCCGCGCGTGA
- a CDS encoding zinc-binding alcohol dehydrogenase family protein, translated as MSDNTAAWIDSAYADLTIRDAPIPKPRAGQLLLEVHAVAVNPLDAIIQSNGTVMYGWLRYPVILGEDVAGVVVETGAGVDDFVVGDRVVAYAMGLEKGRDAVSESGFQTYVAVDASLAAALPATTAFEDAAVLPLAVSTAAAGLFEKEQLGLDYSRLGDAAHRDEVVVIWGGATAVGGNAIQLARAAGYRVITTASAKNHDRMKRLGAEAAFDYRDPEAANRIVEAVGGSAVAGILAVAVGSAEPCLRIARATGATRIAMASPPVSFYEQPRRGGLSLARIRLFLKLGTRTALLQVRSRARGIRASFIWGSAIATSPVGPAVWGGYLPAALASGSHHLYPEAHIAGHGLSAIQEAIDTLRRGVSARKLVITLDHPPTNP; from the coding sequence ATGAGCGACAACACTGCGGCGTGGATCGATTCCGCCTATGCGGACCTGACGATTCGAGATGCCCCGATACCGAAGCCGAGGGCAGGGCAGCTCTTGCTCGAGGTGCATGCGGTGGCGGTGAATCCGCTCGATGCGATCATCCAGTCCAACGGCACTGTCATGTACGGATGGTTGCGCTACCCGGTGATCCTCGGGGAGGACGTCGCGGGCGTGGTCGTCGAGACCGGAGCGGGCGTGGACGATTTCGTCGTCGGAGACCGCGTCGTGGCGTATGCGATGGGCTTGGAGAAGGGTCGGGATGCCGTCTCCGAGAGCGGCTTCCAGACCTATGTCGCGGTCGACGCGAGCCTGGCCGCCGCTCTGCCGGCCACCACAGCTTTCGAGGATGCCGCCGTCCTGCCGCTGGCGGTGTCCACTGCGGCGGCCGGTCTGTTCGAGAAGGAGCAGCTGGGACTGGACTACTCCCGTCTCGGAGACGCGGCGCATCGCGATGAGGTCGTCGTGATCTGGGGCGGCGCGACAGCCGTCGGAGGCAATGCGATCCAACTCGCCCGAGCAGCCGGTTATCGCGTCATCACGACGGCCTCTGCGAAGAACCATGACCGGATGAAGCGGCTGGGAGCAGAAGCCGCCTTCGACTATCGCGACCCGGAAGCGGCGAATCGGATCGTCGAAGCCGTCGGCGGCTCCGCCGTGGCGGGGATCCTCGCCGTCGCGGTGGGATCGGCCGAGCCCTGTCTGAGGATCGCCCGCGCCACCGGTGCCACGCGGATCGCGATGGCGAGCCCTCCCGTCTCGTTCTACGAACAACCCCGCCGTGGCGGTCTCTCCCTCGCCCGCATCCGCCTCTTCCTGAAGCTCGGAACGAGGACCGCCCTCCTGCAGGTGCGCAGTCGCGCTCGCGGCATCAGGGCATCATTCATCTGGGGGAGCGCCATCGCCACTTCTCCCGTGGGTCCGGCCGTCTGGGGCGGGTATCTCCCTGCCGCTCTCGCTTCGGGCAGCCACCACCTCTACCCGGAGGCCCACATCGCAGGACACGGGCTTTCGGCCATCCAAGAAGCCATCGACACCCTTCGCCGTGGCGTATCGGCACGGAAACTCGTCATCACCCTCGACCACCCGCCGACGAATCCGTGA